The Lentzea guizhouensis genome contains a region encoding:
- a CDS encoding ABC transporter ATP-binding protein, translating into MIRFEDVTITYAGAPVLRNLSVEIAEGELCLVVGRTGAGKSTFLRAINGLVPHFSGGTLAGRVLVDGRDTATRPPRELADVVGFVGQDPLAGFVADNVEDELAYSMESLGLPGDVMRKRVEETLDLLGIANLRDRPLATLSGGQQQRVAIGAALTAHPKVLVLDEPTSALDPGAAEDVLAAVQRLVHDLGMTVVIAEHRLERVAQYADSALLLPTGEIGPVGETLANAPVAPPVVRLAQLAGWEPVPVSVRDARRVAKELKSRLTEPPAATTTHGDTVLETNQIVVKYGDVPAVRGVSLQVAKGERVALMGRNGSGKSSLLWVTQGSGKRTSGTVTVSGTDPRTLKPAQRRQVVALVPQQPADLLYLETVAEECAQADHESGQPAGTCRKLLDGLADVPHDTHPRDLSEGQKLALVLAIMLTGAPDVLLLDEPTRGLDYPAKAALAAVLRNLGSATVLATHDVEFVAEYATRVVVLAEGEVVADGPAREVVTSSPVFAPQVSKVLGPWLTVEDVEAAL; encoded by the coding sequence ATGATCAGGTTCGAGGACGTCACGATCACCTATGCCGGTGCGCCGGTGCTCAGGAACCTCTCAGTGGAGATCGCCGAGGGCGAGCTGTGCCTGGTGGTCGGCAGGACGGGTGCGGGGAAGTCGACGTTCCTGCGCGCGATCAACGGTCTGGTGCCGCACTTCAGCGGTGGCACGCTCGCCGGGCGGGTGCTGGTCGACGGCCGGGACACCGCGACCCGTCCACCGCGCGAGCTCGCCGACGTGGTCGGGTTCGTCGGGCAGGACCCGCTGGCCGGGTTCGTGGCGGACAACGTCGAGGACGAGCTCGCCTACTCGATGGAGTCGCTGGGGCTGCCCGGTGACGTGATGCGCAAGCGCGTCGAAGAGACCCTCGACCTGCTCGGCATCGCGAACCTCCGTGACCGTCCACTCGCGACACTGTCCGGCGGGCAGCAGCAGCGGGTCGCGATCGGCGCGGCACTCACGGCGCACCCGAAGGTGCTCGTGCTCGACGAACCCACCTCAGCGCTCGATCCCGGTGCCGCGGAGGACGTCCTGGCGGCGGTGCAACGACTTGTGCACGACCTCGGCATGACCGTCGTGATCGCCGAACACCGCCTTGAACGCGTTGCGCAGTACGCCGACAGCGCGCTCTTGCTGCCGACGGGCGAGATCGGACCCGTGGGCGAGACGCTGGCCAACGCTCCGGTCGCGCCGCCCGTGGTCAGGCTCGCGCAGTTGGCCGGGTGGGAACCGGTGCCGGTGTCCGTGCGTGACGCACGCCGTGTGGCGAAAGAACTCAAAAGCCGTCTCACCGAACCACCCGCAGCAACGACAACACACGGCGACACCGTGCTGGAGACCAACCAGATCGTCGTCAAGTACGGCGACGTACCGGCCGTGCGCGGCGTTTCCCTCCAAGTCGCCAAAGGCGAGCGCGTCGCACTCATGGGCCGCAACGGTTCCGGCAAGTCCAGCCTCCTCTGGGTCACCCAGGGCAGCGGGAAACGCACCTCGGGCACGGTCACAGTGAGCGGCACCGACCCCAGGACCCTCAAACCCGCGCAACGCCGCCAAGTCGTCGCCCTCGTCCCCCAGCAGCCCGCCGACCTCCTCTACCTCGAAACCGTCGCCGAGGAGTGCGCCCAGGCCGACCACGAGTCCGGGCAACCCGCCGGAACGTGCCGCAAGCTGCTGGACGGCCTGGCCGACGTCCCCCACGACACCCACCCGCGCGACCTGTCCGAGGGCCAGAAGCTCGCCCTGGTCCTGGCGATCATGCTGACCGGCGCACCGGACGTCCTGCTGCTCGACGAACCCACCCGCGGCCTCGACTACCCGGCCAAGGCCGCCCTCGCCGCCGTGCTCAGAAACCTCGGCAGCGCAACGGTCCTCGCCACCCACGACGTCGAGTTCGTCGCGGAGTACGCCACCCGCGTCGTCGTGCTGGCCGAGGGCGAGGTCGTCGCGGACGGCCCGGCACGCGAGGTCGTGACGTCGTCGCCGGTGTTCGCCCCGCAGGTCAGCAAGGTCCTCGGCCCGTGGCTGACCGTCGAGGACGTCGAGGCGGCCCTGTGA
- a CDS encoding CbiQ family ECF transporter T component, with amino-acid sequence MRLHSGAWWLWALGLATAASRTTNPLVLGLILAVAGVVVVTCRANTPWAGTYGVFLKFGLVVIGLRVLLHVFLGGIGGPTTLFTLPQVPLPDWAQGIRIGGPVTAEGLVFALYQGLLLATILSCVGAANALANPKRLLRSLPAALYEVSVAVVVALTVAPQLVSSARAVRRARRLRGDTARGVRAVRTMLVPVLEDALDRSLVLAASMDSRGYGRTAGITRKDRVLTGALVLTGLFGLCIGMYGLLADAYSGWPLLALGGLLAVAGLRTGARRVPRTRYRPDRWTARAVGVAVSGVAAAVVLVFSGDPALAPTTVPLQAPELPLVPALAVLVALVPVAIVRER; translated from the coding sequence GTGAGGCTTCACTCCGGCGCGTGGTGGCTCTGGGCCCTGGGCCTGGCCACCGCCGCCAGCCGCACCACCAACCCGTTGGTGCTGGGTCTGATCCTCGCCGTCGCGGGCGTGGTCGTCGTGACCTGCCGCGCGAACACCCCGTGGGCCGGCACCTACGGCGTCTTCCTCAAGTTCGGCCTGGTCGTCATCGGCCTGCGGGTGCTGCTGCACGTCTTCCTCGGCGGCATCGGCGGGCCGACCACGCTCTTCACCCTGCCGCAGGTCCCGCTGCCCGACTGGGCCCAGGGCATCCGCATCGGTGGCCCGGTCACCGCCGAGGGACTGGTCTTCGCGCTCTACCAGGGACTGCTGCTCGCCACCATCCTCAGCTGCGTCGGCGCCGCCAACGCCCTCGCCAACCCGAAGCGCCTCCTGCGCTCACTGCCCGCCGCGCTGTACGAGGTGAGCGTGGCCGTGGTGGTGGCGCTGACCGTTGCGCCGCAACTGGTGTCGTCGGCAAGAGCAGTGCGAAGAGCACGCCGGCTGCGCGGTGACACGGCACGCGGGGTGCGGGCGGTTCGCACGATGCTCGTGCCGGTGCTGGAGGACGCCCTCGACCGGTCGCTCGTGCTGGCCGCGTCGATGGACTCGCGCGGGTACGGCAGGACGGCGGGGATCACCAGGAAGGACCGGGTGCTGACCGGGGCGCTCGTGCTCACCGGGTTGTTCGGGCTCTGCATCGGCATGTACGGGCTGCTCGCCGACGCCTACTCTGGCTGGCCGCTGCTCGCGCTCGGTGGTCTCCTGGCGGTCGCGGGGCTGAGGACCGGCGCGCGCAGGGTGCCGAGGACGCGGTACCGGCCGGACCGGTGGACGGCCAGGGCGGTCGGGGTGGCGGTGAGCGGGGTGGCGGCGGCGGTGGTGCTGGTGTTCTCGGGGGATCCGGCGCTGGCGCCCACGACGGTCCCGCTGCAGGCGCCCGAACTGCCGCTCGTGCCGGCGTTGGCGGTGCTGGTGGCGTTGGTGCCGGTGGCGATCGTGAGGGAACGATGA
- a CDS encoding tetratricopeptide repeat protein — protein MCLRSRIAETAADLSPHARRLLGLLAAVDAAQLPGWAPRVAFGDVRGESAVDELVSAHLVQTAGRSYAVPPLVREFAAGHVDGTDAVRRVLGGWLHLVDLAHKADYGGDFTVVRGHAHREVVRPGPELLAEPLAWLESERVNLGEAVALAAAAGLDEQAWELAHRLVTLFEHRADHEGWLRTHDLALAATEKAGNARGSAVLRCSLASLHISQSRFDLAHELTVAAKDVFEDLGDLAGLGIAYRNLGVVSRSSDDLAGARRWDRRALAAFERTGDRVGQATVLQNLAQVDLCRNDLRGAFDRLEAALRVCGDAGPARVRAQIRHRLGEVLFAQGRHDQAFDVLTEALGLVRGVRDRRGESFVLHLLGRTEFARGRLGSARTLLQESAAICDATFDVVNAARSRLELVHVLRAGGDDVLADEVEAGARAVYAEFGLETLDGDMIFRA, from the coding sequence TTGTGCCTGCGCAGCCGGATCGCCGAGACCGCGGCCGACCTCAGCCCGCACGCCCGCAGGCTGCTCGGGCTGCTCGCCGCCGTCGACGCCGCGCAGCTGCCGGGATGGGCACCGCGGGTGGCGTTCGGCGACGTGCGCGGGGAGTCCGCTGTGGACGAACTGGTGTCGGCCCACCTCGTCCAGACCGCCGGCCGCTCCTACGCCGTGCCGCCGCTGGTCCGCGAGTTCGCCGCCGGTCACGTGGACGGGACGGACGCGGTCCGGCGCGTGCTCGGCGGGTGGCTCCACCTCGTGGACCTCGCGCACAAGGCCGACTACGGCGGGGATTTCACCGTCGTGCGCGGCCATGCACACCGTGAGGTCGTGCGCCCCGGCCCCGAGCTGCTGGCGGAGCCGTTGGCGTGGCTGGAGTCCGAACGCGTCAACCTGGGTGAGGCGGTGGCACTGGCCGCGGCCGCCGGGCTCGACGAACAGGCCTGGGAGCTCGCCCACCGGCTGGTGACGCTGTTCGAGCACCGCGCCGACCACGAGGGCTGGCTGCGCACCCACGACCTCGCGCTGGCCGCGACCGAGAAGGCGGGCAACGCGCGCGGCTCGGCGGTGCTGCGGTGTTCGCTGGCGTCGTTGCACATCTCCCAGAGCCGGTTCGACCTCGCACACGAGCTCACGGTGGCCGCGAAGGACGTCTTCGAGGACCTGGGCGACCTCGCCGGCCTCGGGATCGCCTACCGCAACCTCGGCGTCGTCTCCCGCTCGTCCGACGACCTGGCGGGGGCTCGCCGGTGGGACCGGAGGGCGTTGGCGGCCTTCGAACGCACCGGCGACCGCGTCGGCCAGGCGACCGTGCTGCAGAACCTCGCCCAGGTCGACCTGTGCCGCAACGACCTGCGCGGCGCGTTCGACCGGCTGGAGGCGGCGCTGCGGGTGTGCGGCGACGCCGGGCCGGCCCGCGTGCGGGCGCAGATCCGTCACCGGCTGGGCGAGGTGCTGTTCGCGCAGGGCAGGCACGACCAGGCGTTCGACGTGCTGACCGAGGCGCTCGGCCTGGTTCGCGGCGTGCGGGACCGGCGCGGCGAGAGCTTCGTGCTGCACCTGTTGGGGCGCACCGAGTTCGCCCGCGGCAGGCTCGGCAGCGCGCGCACGTTGCTGCAGGAGTCGGCGGCCATCTGCGACGCGACCTTCGACGTCGTCAACGCGGCCAGGTCGCGGCTGGAACTGGTCCACGTGCTGCGCGCGGGTGGCGATGACGTGCTCGCGGACGAGGTGGAGGCCGGTGCCCGCGCGGTTTACGCGGAATTCGGGCTGGAAACCCTGGACGGCGATATGATCTTCCGCGCGTGA
- a CDS encoding LPXTG cell wall anchor domain-containing protein encodes MIRKSALVAFVAAALVATPQAQAAAEPSAGTWLAGQFVDGTHLVKGPDLVDHGLTADGVYGLAAAGVGKSTAVKAAAWLAEPGQLSYFAGDGEAESYVGGLVKLALVAQALGTDPHDFAGVDLLDRLAALQDGAGRYLDRTEPGGDQTNAFTQALAIITLTRAAQPVAKPVAFQVSTQCPDGGFPISFGEPTCKSDVDGTAIVVQALQAAGEKTASVRALAWLASQQQADGGFPSALSGSNANSTGLAVGALVAGGRAEAADKAVAYLRSLQVGCTGPEAARGAIAYDATGFEVYGAVRATTQAMLGLARKSLVDVSFAGAANGVPAIDCAAPPSVPTTPAPTTPAPAPGGPEEAPVDPPLAATGPDQAVPLTLFGSVAVLAGAVLVLVTRRRKVGA; translated from the coding sequence GTGATCCGGAAATCCGCGCTGGTCGCGTTCGTGGCGGCCGCGCTCGTGGCGACACCGCAGGCGCAGGCCGCGGCTGAGCCGTCAGCGGGAACCTGGCTGGCCGGCCAGTTCGTGGACGGCACCCACCTGGTGAAGGGGCCGGACCTCGTCGACCACGGCCTGACCGCGGACGGCGTCTACGGCCTGGCCGCCGCCGGGGTGGGGAAGTCGACGGCCGTCAAGGCCGCCGCGTGGCTCGCCGAACCCGGCCAGCTCTCGTACTTCGCCGGTGACGGCGAGGCCGAGTCCTACGTCGGGGGCCTGGTGAAGCTGGCCCTGGTGGCGCAGGCGCTGGGCACCGACCCGCATGACTTCGCAGGTGTCGACCTGCTGGACCGGCTGGCCGCGCTGCAGGACGGGGCCGGCCGCTACCTCGACCGCACCGAGCCCGGGGGCGACCAGACCAACGCGTTCACGCAGGCGCTGGCGATCATCACGTTGACGCGCGCCGCGCAGCCGGTGGCGAAGCCGGTCGCGTTCCAGGTCTCGACGCAGTGCCCCGACGGCGGGTTCCCGATCTCGTTCGGGGAGCCGACCTGCAAGTCCGATGTGGACGGAACCGCGATCGTGGTGCAGGCGTTGCAGGCGGCGGGGGAGAAGACGGCTTCGGTGCGTGCGCTGGCGTGGCTGGCGTCGCAGCAGCAGGCCGATGGCGGTTTCCCGTCGGCTCTGTCGGGCTCGAACGCGAACAGCACCGGTCTCGCGGTCGGCGCGCTCGTCGCCGGTGGTCGTGCGGAGGCAGCGGACAAGGCCGTGGCGTACCTGAGGTCGTTGCAGGTCGGGTGCACCGGGCCGGAGGCGGCTCGGGGCGCGATCGCCTACGACGCAACGGGTTTCGAGGTCTACGGCGCTGTCCGGGCGACCACCCAGGCGATGCTCGGGCTGGCCCGCAAGAGCCTCGTGGACGTGTCGTTCGCCGGTGCCGCGAACGGTGTGCCCGCGATCGACTGCGCGGCCCCGCCGTCCGTTCCCACCACACCCGCTCCCACCACGCCCGCTCCTGCTCCCGGTGGTCCGGAGGAAGCGCCGGTCGACCCGCCGCTGGCCGCGACCGGTCCTGACCAGGCGGTCCCGCTGACCCTGTTCGGCTCTGTCGCGGTGCTCGCCGGTGCCGTGCTCGTCCTGGTTACCCGTCGTCGGAAGGTTGGTGCGTGA
- a CDS encoding terpene synthase family protein: protein MQPFQLPEFYTPHPARLNQHLDRARRHTRAWAREMDMVDVPQHGTPIWSGDDLESHDYALLCAYTHPDCDGEALDLVTDWYVWVFYFDDHFVELYKRNPDIRGAQAHLDRLPLFMPVTGVIKETPANPVEKGLADLWARTVPKHSLDWRERFAANTKHLLDESMWELLNISGKRLSNPIEYIEMRRKVGGAPWSANLVEHAVGLEVPARIASSRPIGVLRDTFSDAVHLRNDLFSYEREVLDEGELSNGVLVFEKFLDLPTQAAAEAVNDLLTSRLHQFEHTALTEVPLLLDEHGIDPIGRAAVVGYVKGLQDWQAGGHEWHLRSSRYMNSGAVSSPDLFGSIARTMPQRARQFSSTPKVVEPYPRPTYDVPFPLGMSPHLDRCREEVIAWSQDMGIHSEGLWDEAKNRGFDLALASVCMDPDGTPFELFLSAAWLTWGTYGDDYYPWVFGRLKDLSGLKNQTARLKLCMPLDLALTITPVNATERSLADLWQKTAAPMSSEFRTEFRRAVDAMLDAWAWEVVNIQQNRVPDPVDYLEMRRSTFGSELTTSLSRFSHSTTVPPELWATRVVQTMERSAMDYTFMVNDTISYLKEVQYEGEVHNMVRVVESFLGVSQARAFEITFKLMDARMAQFVKSVDVDLPKLFDDLSLDSATRAALTRYADELKDWIAGITHWHVETSRYHEEEIRTPVNAHLLAGAFRRGPSGLGTSAARLVSRTPG, encoded by the coding sequence ATGCAGCCGTTCCAGCTGCCGGAGTTCTACACGCCCCACCCGGCCAGGCTGAACCAGCACCTCGACCGCGCCCGCCGGCACACGCGGGCCTGGGCGCGCGAGATGGACATGGTCGACGTGCCGCAGCACGGGACGCCGATCTGGTCCGGCGACGACCTCGAGTCGCACGACTACGCGTTGCTCTGCGCCTACACCCACCCCGACTGCGACGGTGAGGCGCTCGACCTGGTCACCGACTGGTACGTGTGGGTCTTCTACTTCGACGACCACTTCGTCGAGCTCTACAAGCGCAACCCGGACATCAGAGGCGCCCAGGCCCACCTCGACCGGCTGCCGCTGTTCATGCCGGTCACCGGCGTGATCAAGGAGACGCCGGCGAACCCGGTCGAGAAGGGCCTCGCCGACCTGTGGGCCCGCACGGTTCCCAAGCACTCGCTCGACTGGCGCGAACGGTTCGCCGCCAACACGAAGCACCTGCTCGACGAGTCGATGTGGGAGCTGCTCAACATCAGCGGCAAGCGGCTCTCCAACCCGATCGAGTACATCGAGATGCGCCGCAAGGTCGGTGGCGCGCCCTGGTCGGCGAACCTGGTCGAGCACGCTGTCGGTCTGGAGGTGCCGGCGCGGATCGCGTCGTCCCGGCCGATCGGGGTGCTGCGCGACACCTTCAGCGACGCCGTGCACCTGCGCAACGACCTGTTCTCCTACGAACGCGAGGTGCTCGACGAGGGCGAGCTGTCCAACGGCGTGCTGGTGTTCGAGAAGTTCCTCGACCTGCCCACCCAGGCCGCCGCCGAGGCCGTCAACGACCTGCTGACCTCCCGGCTGCACCAGTTCGAGCACACCGCGCTCACCGAGGTGCCGCTGCTGCTCGACGAACACGGCATCGACCCCATCGGGCGGGCGGCCGTCGTGGGCTACGTGAAGGGCCTGCAGGACTGGCAGGCGGGCGGCCACGAGTGGCACCTGCGGTCGTCGCGGTACATGAACTCCGGCGCCGTCAGCTCCCCGGACTTGTTCGGCTCGATCGCCAGGACGATGCCGCAGCGGGCGAGGCAGTTCAGCAGCACGCCCAAGGTCGTCGAGCCGTACCCGCGGCCGACGTACGACGTCCCGTTCCCGCTCGGGATGTCACCGCACCTGGACCGGTGCCGGGAGGAGGTCATCGCCTGGAGCCAGGACATGGGCATCCACAGCGAGGGACTCTGGGACGAGGCCAAGAACCGCGGTTTCGACCTCGCGCTGGCGTCGGTCTGCATGGACCCCGACGGCACGCCGTTCGAGCTGTTCCTGTCGGCCGCCTGGCTCACCTGGGGCACCTACGGCGACGACTACTACCCGTGGGTGTTCGGGCGGCTGAAGGACCTCAGCGGCCTGAAGAACCAGACCGCGCGCCTCAAGCTGTGCATGCCGCTGGACCTGGCGCTGACGATCACACCGGTCAACGCGACCGAGCGGTCATTGGCCGACCTCTGGCAGAAGACCGCGGCACCGATGTCATCGGAGTTCCGCACCGAGTTCCGCAGGGCCGTCGACGCGATGCTGGACGCCTGGGCGTGGGAGGTGGTGAACATCCAGCAGAACCGCGTTCCCGACCCGGTCGACTACCTGGAGATGCGCCGGTCCACCTTCGGTTCCGAGCTGACGACCTCGCTGTCGCGTTTCTCGCATTCCACGACAGTTCCGCCGGAACTCTGGGCGACCCGCGTCGTGCAGACCATGGAGCGCTCGGCCATGGATTACACGTTCATGGTCAACGACACGATCTCGTACCTCAAAGAAGTCCAGTACGAGGGCGAGGTGCACAACATGGTGCGGGTGGTCGAAAGCTTTCTCGGGGTGTCGCAGGCCCGCGCGTTCGAAATCACCTTCAAGCTCATGGACGCCCGCATGGCGCAGTTCGTCAAGTCCGTCGACGTCGACCTGCCCAAGCTGTTCGACGACCTGTCGCTGGACTCGGCGACACGGGCGGCGCTGACCCGGTACGCCGACGAGCTGAAGGACTGGATCGCCGGCATCACCCACTGGCACGTGGAGACCTCGCGCTACCACGAGGAGGAGATCAGGACCCCGGTGAACGCCCACCTGCTGGCGGGCGCGTTCCGCCGGGGCCCGTCCGGACTCGGCACGTCGGCCGCCCGGCTCGTCTCCCGCACTCCTGGCTGA
- a CDS encoding FAD-dependent monooxygenase, with amino-acid sequence MKNVLISGASIGGPALAHWLHRNGFRVTVVERHRGLRPGGQAVDVRGPALDVVERMGLGDRLRSMTTGMRGMSMVDEQGNEIYRSTEHTLSGGDLASPDVEVMRDDLARLLVDATEGVEYLFDDTITAIDGTRVTFERTAPRDFDLIVGADGLHSTVRRLVFGPEEDFLHHLGTNLAVFTAPNFLDLDHWQVFQQGEVLGGGIMSARANAECRVYMGFHGEVSFDHRDVEAQRRLLAEKFADAGWEWQTALKHMWEAPDFHFDAMAQIRMPSWSRDDVVLLGDAGYCGSPLSGQGTSMALVGAYVLAAELAAGVDGAFGRYEDALRPYVTANQEMALKNQANGGQPTEEFAAVVNSFQLP; translated from the coding sequence ATGAAGAACGTCCTGATCTCCGGTGCCAGCATCGGCGGCCCGGCGCTCGCGCACTGGTTGCACCGCAACGGGTTCCGCGTCACCGTCGTCGAGCGCCACCGCGGCCTGCGCCCCGGTGGCCAGGCGGTCGACGTGCGCGGCCCGGCGCTCGACGTCGTGGAGCGGATGGGCCTGGGCGACCGGCTGCGGTCGATGACGACCGGCATGCGCGGCATGAGCATGGTGGACGAGCAGGGCAACGAGATCTACCGCTCCACCGAGCACACGCTGAGCGGCGGTGACCTCGCGAGCCCCGACGTCGAGGTCATGCGCGACGACCTGGCCCGCCTGCTGGTCGACGCGACCGAGGGCGTCGAGTACCTGTTCGACGACACCATCACCGCGATCGACGGCACCCGCGTCACGTTCGAGCGCACCGCTCCTCGCGACTTCGACCTGATCGTCGGTGCGGACGGCCTGCACTCCACCGTCCGCCGGCTCGTGTTCGGGCCGGAGGAGGACTTCCTGCACCACCTCGGCACGAACCTCGCCGTGTTCACCGCGCCGAACTTCCTGGACCTGGACCACTGGCAGGTGTTCCAGCAGGGGGAGGTGCTCGGCGGTGGCATCATGAGCGCCCGTGCCAACGCGGAGTGCCGGGTGTACATGGGTTTCCACGGCGAGGTCTCGTTCGACCACCGCGACGTCGAGGCGCAGCGCCGGTTGCTGGCGGAGAAGTTCGCCGACGCCGGCTGGGAGTGGCAGACCGCGCTGAAGCACATGTGGGAGGCGCCGGACTTCCACTTCGACGCCATGGCGCAGATCCGGATGCCGAGCTGGTCGCGGGACGACGTCGTGCTGCTCGGCGACGCCGGCTACTGCGGTTCGCCGTTGTCGGGTCAGGGCACGAGCATGGCGCTGGTCGGTGCGTACGTGCTGGCCGCTGAGCTGGCGGCCGGGGTCGACGGTGCGTTCGGGCGGTACGAGGACGCGCTGCGGCCGTACGTCACGGCGAACCAGGAGATGGCGCTGAAGAACCAGGCCAATGGCGGGCAGCCGACCGAGGAGTTCGCGGCCGTCGTCAACTCGTTCCAGCTGCCGTGA
- a CDS encoding Uma2 family endonuclease: MAGIRPADSGLDQGVERTMGGVPTFPRGRPLTWADLEAMPDDGHRFELVDGVLVMSPSPRPVHQRVVARLLVALTAVCPPELEVLPAPVDVVLADDTVFIPDLVVGTREQFTKQALMGPPVLAVEVLSPRTRHVDLELKRAKFQEVGCENYWIIDYDSPWLRCLHLENGVYVEQARSDGEEWVELRFPFPVKLSAQSLVR; encoded by the coding sequence ATGGCCGGGATCCGGCCGGCGGACAGTGGCCTCGACCAGGGGGTGGAACGCACCATGGGTGGTGTCCCGACGTTTCCCCGCGGTAGGCCACTGACGTGGGCGGACCTGGAGGCGATGCCTGATGACGGGCACCGTTTCGAACTTGTCGACGGGGTGTTGGTGATGAGCCCCTCACCCCGCCCCGTGCACCAGCGCGTCGTCGCCCGGCTGCTGGTGGCGCTGACGGCTGTCTGCCCGCCGGAGCTGGAGGTCCTCCCGGCTCCGGTCGACGTGGTGCTCGCCGACGACACGGTCTTCATCCCGGACCTGGTAGTCGGCACGCGTGAGCAGTTCACGAAGCAGGCGTTGATGGGACCGCCGGTGCTGGCCGTGGAGGTTCTCTCGCCGCGGACCCGGCACGTCGACCTCGAGCTCAAGCGGGCGAAGTTCCAAGAGGTCGGCTGCGAGAACTACTGGATCATCGACTACGACAGTCCGTGGCTGCGGTGCCTGCACCTGGAGAACGGCGTCTACGTGGAGCAGGCGCGGTCCGACGGCGAGGAGTGGGTGGAGCTCCGGTTCCCGTTCCCGGTGAAGCTGAGCGCCCAGTCACTGGTGCGCTGA